One Panicum virgatum strain AP13 chromosome 9K, P.virgatum_v5, whole genome shotgun sequence genomic region harbors:
- the LOC120650377 gene encoding ethylene-responsive transcription factor ERN1-like has protein sequence MALKRKASPGLADDLLMISCGGDHSHAASNSFAPAARSRESWAEAAVGAVAVAQPRGRKRFVGVRQRPSGRWVAEIKDTIQKIRVWLGTFDTAEEAARAYDEAACLLRGSNTRTNFWPRAAGAAAFTLQQPPPPPSALPSKVTNLLLLRLKKARGSAGAVTHAQQEAPAQHRQAQQGHNGGQDEYSFQVDDFLSYDGACDELHVVKHEVVSNCSQEAEDEAGDEEEAPLDFGFMDKQPSPAREAGGAEGLYSPFEMVADELGGAAAEVEPAGPINEVMKRMKYERKISASLYALSGVSECLRLRLGDVGGDHVGAGRRELLALSGLRDACRKQQQEEEEVVDEGGNAVGYDESSSSSISNSTSSEAASSSPEAASSPQDAKAAESDMLLWSSLDLPPIC, from the coding sequence atggcgctcaagcgcaaggcGTCTCCCGGCTTGGCCGACGACCTGCTGATGATCTCCTGCGGCGGCGACCACAGCCACGCCGCGTCGAACAGTTTTGCGCCAGCGGCGAGGTCGAGGGAGTCGTGGGCGGAGGCAGCGGtgggcgcggtggcggtggcgcagcCGCGGGGTCGGAAGCGCTTCGTCGGCGTGCGGCAGCGGCCGTCGGGGCGGTGGGTGGCCGAGATCAAGGACACCATCCAGAAGATCCGGGTGTGGCTCGGCACCTTcgacacggccgaggaggccgcgcgCGCCTACGACGAGGCCGCCTGCCTCCTCCGCGGCTCCAACACCCGCACCAACTTCTGGCcccgggccgccggcgccgccgccttcacgctgcagcaaccgccgccgccgccgtccgcgctgCCCTCCAAGGTCACCaaccttctcctcctccgcctcaagAAAGCGCGCGGCAGTGCCGGCGCCGTCACACACGCACAGCAAGAGGCGCCGGCGCAACACCGGCAGGCTCAACAAGGGCACAACGGCGGCCAAGACGAGTATAGCTTCCAGGTCGACGACTTCCTCAGCTACGACGGCGCCTGCGACGAGCTCCACGTCGTGAAGCACGAGGTGGTGTCCAACTGCTCTCAGGAAGCGGAGGACGAAGcaggcgacgaggaggaggcgcccTTGGACTTCGGGTTCATGGACAAGCAGCCATCGCCGGccagggaggccggcggcgcggaggggctCTACTCGCCGTTCGAGATGGTGGCGGACGAgctcggtggcgcggcggcggaggtggagccAGCGGGGCCGATCAACGAGgtgatgaagaggatgaagtACGAGAGGAAGATCTCCGCGTCGCTCTACGCGCTCAGCGGGGTGTCGGAGTGCCTCCGCTTGCGCCTCGGCGACGTTGGCGGCGACCACGTCGGCGCCGGGAGGCGCGAGCTGCTGGCGCTCTCCGGCCTGAGGGACGCGTgcaggaagcagcagcaggaggaggaagaagtggTAGACGAGGGAGGCAACGCCGTCGGCTATGACgagagctccagctccagcatcaGCAACAGCACCTCGTCGGAAGCGGCGAGCTCGTCGCCGGAAGCAGCGAGCTCTCCGCAGGACGCGAAAGCTGCCGAGAGCGACATGCTTCTGTGGAGCTCCCTCGATCTGCCTCCTATTTGCTAA